AGGATGGATCATTTCCCCCTATACAAGATGATTAAGCAAAGATAGAGTATGAGCAATGCCAAGGATGGATCATTTCCCCCTATACAAGATAATTAAGCAAAGCTAGAGTATGAGCAATGCCAAGGATGGATCATTTCCCCTATACAAGATGATTAAGCAAAGCTAGAGTATGAGCAATGCCAAGGATGGATCATTTCCCCCTATACAAGATAATTAAGCAAAGCTAGAGTATGAGCAATGCCAAGGATGGATCATTTCCCCTATATACAAGATAATTAAGCAAAGATAGAGTATGAGCAATGCCAAGGATGGATCATTTCCCCCTATACAAGATAATTAAGCAAAGATAGAGTATGAGCAATGCCAAGGATGGATCATTTCCCCTATACAAGATGATTAAGCAAAGCTAGAGTATGAGCAATGCCAAGGATGGATCATTTCCCCTATACAAGATAATTAAGCAAAGATAGAGTATGAGCAATGCCAAGGATGGATCATTTCCCCTATATACAAGATAATTAAGCAAAGATAGAGTATGAGCAATGCCAAGGATGGATCATTTCCCCCTATACAAGATAATTAAGCAAAGATAGAGTATGAGCAATGCCAAGGATGGATCATTTCCCCTATACAAGATGATTAAGCAAAGCTAGAGTATGAGCAATGCCAAGGATGGATCGTTTCCCCTATACAAGATGATTAAGCAAAGCTAGAGTATGAGCAATGCCAAGGATGGATCATTTCCCCTATATACAAGATAATTAAGCAAAGATAGAGTATGAGCAATGCCAAGGATGGATCATTTCCCCCTATACAAGATAATTAAGCAAAGATAGAGTATGAGCAATGCCAAGGATGGATCATTTCCCCCTATACAAGATAATTAAGCAAAGATAGAGTATGAGCAATGCCAAGGATGGATCATTTCCCCCTATACAAGATAATTAAGCAAAGATAGAGTATGAGCAATGCCAAGGATGGATCATTTCCCCTATACAAGATGATTAAGCAAAGCTAGAGTATGAGCAATGCCAAGGATGGATCATTTCCCCCTATACAAGATAATTAAGCAAAGATAGAGTATGAGCAATGCCAAGGATGGATCATTTCCCCCTATACAAGATGATTAAGCAAAGATAGAGTATGAGCAATGCCAAGGATGGATCATTTCCCCCTATACAAGATGATTAAGCAAAGCTAGAGTATGAGCAATGCCAAGGATGGATCATTTCCCCCTATACAAGATGATTAAGCAAAGCTAGAGTATGAGCAATGCCAAGGATGGATCATTTCCCCCTATACAAGATGATTAAGCAAAGATAGAGTATGAGCAATGCCAAGGATGGATCATTTCCCCCTATACAAGATGATTAAGCAAAGATAGAGTATGAGCAATGCCAAGGATGGATCATTTCCCCCTATACAAGATGATTAAGCAAAGATAGAGTATGAGCAATGCCAAGGATGGATCATTTCCCCCTATACAAGATGATTAAGCAAAGATAGAGTATGAGCAATGCCAAGGATGGATCATTTCCCCCTATACAAGATGATTAAGCAAAGATAGAGTATGAGCAATGCCAAGGATGGATCATTTCCCCCTATACAAGATAATTAAGCAAAGCTAGAGTATGAGCAATGCCAAGGATGGATCATTTCCCCTATACAAGATAATTAAGCATAGATAGAGTATGAGCAATGCCAAGGATGGATCATTTCCCCCTATACAAGATGATTAAGCAAAGATAGAGTATGAGCAATGCCAAGGATGGATCATTTCCCCCTATACAAGATGATTAAGCAAAGCTAGAGTATGAGCAATGCCAAGGATGGATCATTTCCCCCTATACAAGATAATTAAGCAAAGCTAGAGTATGAGCAATGCCAAGGATGGATCATTTCCCCCTATACAAGATAATTAAGCAAAGCTAGAGTATGAGCAATGCCAAGGATGGATCATTTCCCCCTATACAAGATGATTAAGCAAAGCTAGAGTATGAGCAATGCCAAGGATGGATCATTTCCCCCTATACAAGATGATTAAGCAAAGATAGAGTATGAGCAATGCCAAGGATGGATCATTTCCCCCTATACAAGATGATTAAGCAAAGATAGAGTATGAGCAATGCCAAGGATGGATCATTTCCCCCTATGCAAGATAATTAAGCATAGATAGAGTATGAGCAATGCCAAGGATGGATCATTTCCCCCTATACAAGATAATTAAGCAAAGATAGAGTATGAGCAATGCCAAGGATGGATCATTTCCCCCTATATACAAGATGATTAAGCAAAGATAGAGTATGAGCAATGCCAAGGATGGATCATTTCCGTAAACAAGGTGTTTAAGCACAGACAGATTTTTTTTGGGCCAGACCAACGTTAGAAGAGTCGTTAAGTTAACGCCTTCTTTATCGACGTCAGCGTAAGTGTGAACAACTCATTTTTGTCAACGTCAAATTTTACGTTAATTTTAACGTTGACAGCGTAGCATTTAACGCTGATAGTAAACGTTAAATCCTTAACGAGAGTTTTGAACAACGGAGCCTGCAACTTACTGTTATCCTCCATACAAGTTGGCAAACATTGCGCCGCTTTACAGAAACACTTGAAtgattgaataaatgtattttaagaacaaatgCATTCCTTCTTAATGAATGCATACATATTTCAGGAAAGTGATGACAAACGTTTTTCATACAGGATACAgtttatataagatttttgACCGTGACCTTAACCTCATCTAtaggtcaaagcgttctcaagttattgtaCGTACAAAACATGGTCTACCGACGGCATGTTCAAATCTTTATGCTGAAATAACGCATTAGACATTCTGATTATCTTTTACTTAGTGAAAGACATCTAAGAAAATGTCTACACATGTATTTTGTGCGTCACCATGGTAGCTGCCAAGGAAAACTTATGTAAAGGCATTTTAAGGGTCATCTTAAAATAACAACActgtattttaactttaaagataatACGTGGTAATTGAGCAATCAGAACTcatcatttattcatttgaagCTTCTTTGTTGTTTAGTTCCTACATATACAGGACACAGAAGTATTTCCTATAAAGTCACTGTCCAAAAGGAGTTGGTATATTTCCCTCAATGTTTAGATTTTGAAagattaatgaaaaaatacttttttaaaactatatatccAACCTTTAGATTTAGTCGCTAGTACAGGGTTGGTCATTACATGGATCGGCTAATGTTTAGATAAGTTTGAGGTTCGACGTTCGAACATGTACACACATAGTTTAAACGTGCCGTTGACTAGTCCTATTTAAGGTTTGTCATACACATGGTCCACTCATTATGGCCACACAGTCTAAATACCAGGAATCAGACCTCGTAATGTCGCGTAAGATGGTGTATTTTTCCGAGATATTCTTGGATACATAACAACGATTGTATTACTAACGACACACCAGAATATACTTTgactgtacatgtacttcataaTTTGGTGTCAATATGTTGTACTTGGTCTTCATGAGCTATACAGATATtcataaaaaggaaaacaattgtATTCACAATTATTGCATCGTGATATATTCAACCTTTCTATTCTTGGACAGATGGTTGTTCCAATGATGTTATTTTCGTAAAACAATGAAGATTGAAGCATGGTTTCAACTAAATTGTTTGGGGACTACTTGTTGTTTGGCGGGACTAGTTTTGACCTAAAGGGCATGATATCAATTTGATTTAGATAATAAACGTCAATATAAATACTCAAAACTTTGCAAAAATCGGTTTTAAAATGCAACTTTTCGACAATTTCCGTTTTGGTTTGGAAATGGACccccttttttgttttttgtttgacgATCAACTGTGTAATGCTTTTATTGTCTTGAGGAGATATTATCAGATATTATTCTTTTCATCATGTCCTTGATGTGTAGATTTGTCATAAAGACGAGATAATACACTTGTATATGGCTAAGCCCATAACACCggctttaatattttttgaattattcCCCTTGATTAACGGATGAGCGTTGGGTAGTATACAAGTATTATGTAAAAACACACGaacaacttaaatataaatatatcatacagccaatatcttataaaatatgtttttattccagTTAATAATTACTTATATTATCAAGTTTTCAGTGTATTTACAACTGATTACCAATGTACGTACTTCCTGattaacaatatgttttgataCATCATTTCAACGATAAGAATCACAGGGGCAGGGTACGTTATAAAGACACTCCGTATAACCaagctcccccccccccctattttaaaaataattaatctcAGGCTTGTTAAAAATGATGAAGGAACTGTAACAAgtgataacaaacaaaaaaatatgtttttgtgagTTATCACTTTGAACTGTTCCCCCATCATAATTAAAAAAGcctggcatttttttttaaaaagaatcaGGGGTGGTCATAGGGGTGTGTCTTAACAACGCACCCTGCCCCTGTGATTTGTCTGCATGAAGTTGGCGGAGCGAGTTTGGCGGAGCAAGTTTGGCGGAAAAGGcgttttaatgaattttgtaaattaaCAATGACCGGACGACGGGTATCCAGGGGTTATTTCCATAGCAACTGTCCTTTTGTAATAGATAAAAAtctttgaacgttttgaaaaactACCATACAATGATCGATAATTCCTGTGAATTATTTAATTCAGAATTCGCAACGGACTTTAGGATAAGATGTTTGTAGCAATTGCAGGCGTGATGGAATGACGAATACCAGGCAGTCACTATATTTTTAGCGGTGATagttaaacaattgtaaatacCTGCATGGAAGGGGTAACCTTATGCATCCATAATAAAAATAGCTTAAATATGTTTCAAGCTGTTTCGACTTGCtgcatttaaaattattcaagatGTTTTCATATCACTGAACTGATAAAGTTGCCATTATATGCGACGTAAAACAAACGGTGTAAATTGTATAATGCTCGTAAGGCACAAAACCGATATAgaataactatatttattacACTGTATACTCATTAACAATATATGTTTGGGGAAATAGAAGCGATCACAATTACAAAGTATTAATCATCTTAGtaacatataattttaacacaTAGCACACAACTCAACTATTTTGATCATATTGTTCAAATGCCGTCATTGAAAACAGCAGTTAATTTATTAATACGAAGGCCGTGtgcataattttaaaaacaatgccGTCAAATCATCCTTTTGTTGGTCAAATGAGGTATATCGAAGGGTTTGCCGATAAATGAATGGCTACgagtttcatttcattttgcagaattatataaaaacagtgCCATGGAGTATATACTTCTTTCTTGATGAATCTGATACGATTTTCGCAATACATTGTAGGGATTTTTGGATTGTAAAAAAAGGGAACGTAGAAAATGCGACGTTACATTGTAGTTCCTACCCCTAGGAATAGTGATCACATATAAAATTCAATACACTGTGACATATGGATTATACAGAAAGTTCAATACACCTGATGTTCTGTTCTTGTACATCACCGTCTGAAGTGGGCACGTCGTTATAAGGAGCGCTCTGGCAACAGGTATGGGCTTTCCGAAACATGGACTCTCGCAAAGGGCTTCCGAAAAACAGGCATACCATGGGACACACAGCTACATGTGAAAATGTTAGCATCGTCGATAGAAGGATAAAAGTTGGTGATAATTTCCATGATTCattgtaaactttaacaaaaatttgaaatatatacggTATCCAGATAACAATAAAGGCCGTTGATGCGAGAAAGAATAATCTGGAAATGTGTTCGTTTTTCAGGACTCGAAGGTTAACAACTCGTCCGAAGTTCTGTTGGATGTTTCTTGCATTTCCTGCCAAGGGGTTTGGTGCTCCTGCAAATCCGTTTAAAAGGTTGATTAAGGCTTGACCATTTGCACCTAGTCCAAAGAAAGCCCAGTCGGAGCTCCGTGCCGGTTCGTGGTATAATGGTGCCATTCGCCGCCTTTCGCGCATGAAGAAGAACAATCGTGtgtagaaaaataatattagcGCAAGAATCGCGATGAAACAAATTGTGTAGCCCAAAGTTTCGTTTTGGCGGTATGGTAAGTGATAAAAGGTGCATTGCATTTCCTCGGGAATGAACTTGAAGGCATCTTTGTCAAATATTGGAGGGAATGACAAACAAAACGATACACCCCATCCAACAATCACAACGGCCAGGTTGACCAGCCCGTGCGAACATCTGTGGTAAAATCGGGTTGAAGATACGAAAAGGTACCTGTCAATTGCCACAATGAGGAAACACAAAGCTGTGGAAACTGTGAAGAAAGACACTGAGAAGGCGATAGCAGTGCAAGTTTCCTGGCTATAAAGCCAACTAAAGTCATGAAAGACAACTTCAATAGCAAATGGCAGGCAAAACACACTTTTACACAAATCCATCAGCGCGATacatatcaaaaaataaaatggggCGCGGTGCAATTTCCTATCACTTGCAATTAAGTAAATCACCACGCTGTTCACTATTATTCCCACTGCTACAATCGCCACAAGAAATCCTATAACCACCGATTTGTTGATTTCATCTTTCGGATCAACATCAGCATCTAACACTAAAACATCGTTATGATGGTGCGCAGTTTTAAAAGCAAGTACTTTGGAACTATTTTCAAAGTCTGTTTGAATTAAACTCATATTGCTTGCTTTCTAGAAATCCgttataaagtttaaaagtaAGTTCAGTTTTGAAATGCACGTTCTACCAAATTTACACACAATTTGCTGTGCCCAAAGTCTTCAAAGTATCTCGCGGATGCACGTTCTACCAAATGTACAAGCAACTTGCTGTACCCAAATCCTTCGAAGTATCTCGCGGATGCACGTTCTACCAAATGTTCATACAAATTGCTGTGCCAAAATCCTTTGAAGTATCTCGCGGATGTACGTTCTACTAAAAGTGCAATCCAGTTGTAATGCCAAATCAATGATGACCTTTCCTTTTACGGATTGTTGTTATATATCTGTAGTTCGTTTCATGCAAATGACGTGGACCAATCATTACTATTATCGACATGCTAATCTTGGCTATGTCCGGCTGTTCCTTCAATCCAAAGACGGATAATGAACACGTTAAATGTCATGTCGAAGTCATGTTCCAATTATATCTCTGGTAGCTATGTTTTTCTGAAACTTGGagataaaatattcattcattttgctGTTAATTAATAACATAATCATACTTTACATCAGAATTACAGAAAGTGCAATTCGAATCAATTATCTGCGTAACATAATAGTTGAATTATTTATGAACGATTTCTTCCTAAAAGCATCCTGTTATATCAGTATGTTAATCTAAAGTAAACACAGTAAACAGCAAACCTTGGTAATCCTTTTATTAAACCACATCGAAAACTGTTTCACAATAAATCGTTCTTCATCTGTTGAACACGTTTTGTCGCATTTTATCAAACCTCTTTCAGAACCAACATCAGCATGTTTTCGGCAACCTCTACGAATGATGGAGACTATGACGTTTTATGCTTCTTGCCAAGCTATCGCTCAAAGATCACCGTATCGTGCCGAAACTCAATATAGAAGTAATTTATTGACTAgccatgttttatatattcattgaaTTTATATCCCACCAGATACCCAACTAATCCCGTCATAAACATGTTCCTGGCATTTTCGTAGCTCGTACGTGAATGTCTTGCATCGAATCATAAATATGCTATTCATTTTCCATTCTTGATCACATTTGCATATTCCAAGACACATCATACTAGCCTCAGCCATCCTAaaaagaaaatggaaatgtcGTTTGACAATTTATTGTGAAATGCAATATTTCGAGGTAGGCTTTATTGCGATCCAGCAATTACAAATGTGAAGCTATAGCGATTTGTAAGCAGATTCTTGACTTGGAAAGTAATGCCCATATCTGAGACAAAAAGGGATGAGACAATAAGGTTTACAGCGGAGgcgttattaaacaatatcgcATCATGACGTTATGAATGACATTAAATGTATACACAAataacataaaagtatttatgattttatctgtatattatataatCAACCATAACCATTATCATGTAATCAACCCTGTTTCATGAAACGGAAAATATCTTACtaaaattgaacaatattgAAACTTACGTATAAATCATCAATGGACTTTATTAAATATGCCGCTTTCACCATTTCTCCCAAGGGGTGCCGTACACAACTAAATTATTTTAGTAGAAAATAGTATTTAGTAAAATCACCATTAAACACTAATGAAGTTTTGTGTACTCGTCTTTTGTATTGTACGTGCCAGTTTCTGGCATACGTTCATGAATCTGAACGGAGTAATCAATTGTAATTATCGTATTGCTTTTATCGCTGcagttgtgttgtttttttcctcgaaaaaaaatgcattgcgTTCTAGCCTGCCACTAGGGCTTACCATTCtgataaataattcaaaacgttcaataataTAGAGGGCCTTGAAATTGATTAATTAGCTTAACAAATTGTGTTAATTCcatttgtaaaatgtacttGGTAACTGTAGCAAATTTCTTATAACAATATCTTATGAACGTATAATTAAAGCTAAACATATATAAGAATAATTCCGAGCGGTTAAAAATATCTTCTTCTTATATAAAATTTTCCTCAGGACTTCTTTGTCCTTtggataataaaaatgaattacaaaataattaactattttaaaacaatacttatCAAACTAATAAAAAATCGACAATTAATTTAGCTTAAAGAAACTCCTATAACAAACTTCTTATTTGAAATTTTCCTTAGGACTTCTATCTCCTttagttaataaaaatgatttacaaaatgatttacTATTACACAACAATCCTTATCAaactaataaaaatatcaacaattaatCTAGCTCATAAAAACCTctacatatataattaatttcttatatacAATTTTCCTCAGGACTTCTTTGTCCTTTGGTAAATAAAAATGACTACCAAATGGTTAAAACAATCCTAATCAGACTAATGAAAAGGATCAACAATAAATAGCTTATAAAAACTCCTATTGGCTATACACTTTGTTGTCTCTACAGACCTTGCTCTATATATTAACCTACTGGCTTtaactttttaactttaaaatcgtATGTAACTCAGCTCAAAGCATTACTACAACCTGGTCTCTAGTAATTGATATAAAAGCCTAAAGATGTGTTACGCCACAACCACAAGGATCGTGTCATCCAGGCAGTTTACAGATATATTTATTACACGGCCCAAAGTCATAGGTGTTTGCTTTAGTTCGAGGTCTACACCATGACGACCAGCAAAAAAATCCCCCACCACCATGCCAGGGCGGAAGTAACAGGGCACGTGCGCCTCAAGAGAGCCTTTTAGATAGGCTGACAAAAATGGGGAATAGCACGTCATCCTCATCAACAGGGTTTCCCGAATGGAACCAATTATAAAGTTGTATGGAAACGATGACTGAAAGCATAAAATGCTTGCAAAGAGAGGTCACCTCCTTAAAACGGGTGAATTCCCAAGAAAATGATAACCCCTCGCCGTGTGAGAAACAGATATGCCTTGATAAAGATTATGAGAGCTCAGATGAGAATGATATTGATCAGGTTTTTACTGATAAGATTGAAGGGGTCTGCGACGGGGAAGTGAAATAATGGGATGCCCTGTCAGATTTCTTCATCCAGGacataaaagacaaaaaaaaacttgaaaatcTTGAAGTAACCAAAGTTGACGAGATATTGTGGAATCAGTTAAAACCAGAAACAAAGGCCTATGATTATGGGCAGCAGAAATTACAAGCCGTACTTTGTCAGGCTCTTGTTCCAGTTGTGAAATTGATGCAAACTATCAAAACAGACGGTAACAAGGTAAACAAGAATTAGTTaggtgatatttttataaacctaGCGCAGGGAGTTGTCTCACTAAACGACAATCAGAGACAAAAGtttaatcaaagcgctgatagcgctgcatgaacagggttttatacgggttttcaccattatgataCGCGATCATGggtgtattaataaggtgctgatatgtagcacagtgaatctaagagtccccGTGAAAAACCCCCACAGAGGCTgccccaggtttattgaagcatgatggtaaatgtaaaattgatattttattgacaataaagttaacgtcgctgtgtaaccaggcaaaccaggatggagaatgtaaccaatccCAGCATTCGACTCCATCCTATGGTGTTACAATATGAGTAAGGCTTGCCAAGGATTTATTAACCAGAGAAATGAAATAGAAATTGGTTGATCATCCAGggcgaattaaaaaaaaacgtttccgGTTGGTAATTATATGTTGGCATAAACAAAGACTatactaattattaaaatgaaaacgatccttttcagggctactgttaaaatcttaaatattattttaaaatgatatgtacattatgtatataaaaaaaaaggaTTCTCAC
The sequence above is drawn from the Mya arenaria isolate MELC-2E11 chromosome 14, ASM2691426v1 genome and encodes:
- the LOC128216010 gene encoding probable G protein-coupled receptor 85 encodes the protein MSLIQTDFENSSKVLAFKTAHHHNDVLVLDADVDPKDEINKSVVIGFLVAIVAVGIIVNSVVIYLIASDRKLHRAPFYFLICIALMDLCKSVFCLPFAIEVVFHDFSWLYSQETCTAIAFSVSFFTVSTALCFLIVAIDRYLFVSSTRFYHRCSHGLVNLAVVIVGWGVSFCLSFPPIFDKDAFKFIPEEMQCTFYHLPYRQNETLGYTICFIAILALILFFYTRLFFFMRERRRMAPLYHEPARSSDWAFFGLGANGQALINLLNGFAGAPNPLAGNARNIQQNFGRVVNLRVLKNEHISRLFFLASTAFIVIWIPYIFQIFVKVYNESWKLSPTFILLSTMLTFSHVAVCPMVCLFFGSPLRESMFRKAHTCCQSAPYNDVPTSDGDVQEQNIRCIELSV